The following proteins are co-located in the Primulina tabacum isolate GXHZ01 chromosome 11, ASM2559414v2, whole genome shotgun sequence genome:
- the LOC142518831 gene encoding serine carboxypeptidase-like 50 — protein MISPPSIFLLLLLAAVLRHSIASPPPSSTASFPKEALPTKSGYLSVNSSTSSAIFYTFYEAQNPYNNTPLSQIPILIWLQGGPGCSSMMGNFYELGPWLVNQQLSLDPNPGSWNKVFGLLFLDNPIGTGFSIADSIEEIPRNQFGVAEHLFRAIQKFVALGESFRSRPIYITGESYAGKYLPALGYYTLKKNALLPSESRVNLAGVAIGNGLTDPEIQVATHSVNTYNLGLINDKEKSLLEKLQLEAIGFVKSGDWSEATYARNRVLSALENMTGLATLYDFRRLIPYQEDLVATFLNNVEAKKALGAKESIVFETCSDAVGNVLHEDVMKSVRYMVEFLVKNTKVLLYQGQCDLRDGVVSTLAWVKKMDWVGIEEFLEAERRIWRVRGKLAGYVQKWDSLSHVVVLNAGHLVPTDQPVNSRVMIEDWVLEKGSFAAKNSERMNDFKRAI, from the coding sequence atgatATCTCCACCGTCAATATTCCTTCTCCTCCTTCTGGCCGCAGTCCTCCGCCACTCCATCGCTTCACCACCACCGTCCTCCACCGCTTCTTTTCCCAAAGAAGCCCTTCCAACAAAATCCGGCTATTTATCAGTCAACTCGTCCACCAGCTCAGCCATTTTCTACACATTCTATGAAGCTCAAAATCCCTACAACAACACGCCACTCTCCCAGATTCCGATCCTCATTTGGCTTCAAGGTGGGCCTGGATGCTCATCCATGATGGGAAACTTTTATGAGCTTGGCCCGTGGCTTGTGAATCAGCAGCTTTCACTGGATCCCAATCCAGGTTCTTGGAACAAAGTCTTTGGCCTACTTTTTCTTGATAATCCCATAGGAACAGGATTTAGCATTGCTGATTCGATTGAAGAAATACCCAGAAATCAATTTGGTGTAGCAGAGCACCTTTTCAGGGCAATTCAGAAATTTGTTGCCTTGGGCGAATCTTTTAGATCTAGGCCAATTTACATTACTGGTGAGAGTTATGCGGGGAAGTATCTTCCAGCGCTTGGTTATTACACACTGAAAAAGAATGCCCTCTTACCTAGTGAAAGTAGAGTGAATTTGGCTGGTGTTGCAATTGGGAATGGATTGACTGATCCAGAGATTCAAGTGGCAACTCATTCTGTGAATACTTATAATTTAGGCTTGATTAATGACAAGGAAAAATCCCTTTTGGAAAAGCTTCAATTGGAGGCTATTGGATTCGTGAAAAGTGGTGATTGGAGTGAAGCAACATATGCAAGAAATAGGGTTTTAAGCGCACTGGAAAATATGACTGGCTTAGCCACTTTGTATGATTTTAGGAGGCTGATCCCTTACCAAGAAGACTTAGTTGCTACATTCTTGAACAATGTGGAGGCGAAAAAGGCGTTGGGAGCGAAGGAATCCATTGTATTCGAGACATGCAGCGACGCGGTGGGGAATGTATTACACGAGGATGTGATGAAGAGCGTGAGATATATGGTGGAATTCTTGGTGAAGAACACCAAAGTGTTGTTATATCAAGGGCAATGCGACTTGAGGGATGGCGTGGTGTCGACATTGGCTTGGGTTAAGAAGATGGATTGGGTAGGGATCGAAGAGTTTTTAGAGGCAGAGAGGAGGATTTGGAGAGTGAGAGGGAAGTTGGCAGGATATGTGCAGAAATGGGATAGTCTTAGCCATGTTGTGGTGTTGAATGCAGGACATCTCGTGCCAACCGATCAGCCCGTTAATTCCCGAGTTATGATTGAAGATTGGGTTTTGGAGAAGGGATCATTTGCTGCGAAGAACTCCGAAAGGATGAATGATTTCAAAAGAGCTATATGA